Proteins encoded by one window of Actinocorallia herbida:
- a CDS encoding ABC transporter ATP-binding protein, protein MSTEAPHTPAQPLLEVTDLRKHFPVNAGLLRRQVATVKAVDGVSFSVAKGETLGLVGESGCGKTTTGRMIMRLEDPTSGGIRFEGREIANLSQSRMRPLRRDIQMIFQDPYSSLNPRKTVGSIVGAPYHLQNIETPQGVKKAVQELLELVGLNPEHYNRYPHEFSGGQRQRIGIARTLALKPKLIVADEPVSALDVSIQAQVVNLLEDLQNELGLTYVVIAHDLSVVRHISDRVAVMYLGRIVEIADQADLYTRPKHPYTTALLSAVPIPDPSAREDRERIRLTGDVPSPLNPPPGCPFHTRCWKAQDVCRTDVPPLADTVPGHAVACHFPVPDPEPAATVGA, encoded by the coding sequence ATGTCCACCGAAGCACCGCACACCCCCGCGCAGCCGCTGCTGGAGGTGACGGACCTGCGCAAGCACTTCCCGGTGAACGCGGGCCTGCTGCGCCGCCAGGTCGCGACGGTCAAGGCGGTCGACGGGGTGTCGTTCTCCGTGGCGAAGGGCGAGACGCTCGGCCTGGTGGGGGAGTCGGGCTGCGGCAAGACCACCACCGGCCGGATGATCATGCGGCTGGAGGATCCGACCTCGGGCGGCATCAGGTTCGAGGGCCGGGAGATCGCGAACCTGTCGCAGAGCCGGATGCGGCCGCTGCGCCGCGACATCCAGATGATCTTCCAGGATCCGTATTCGTCGTTGAACCCGCGCAAGACCGTCGGTTCGATCGTCGGAGCGCCCTATCACCTCCAGAACATCGAGACCCCGCAGGGCGTCAAGAAGGCCGTGCAGGAGCTGCTGGAACTGGTCGGGCTCAACCCCGAGCACTACAACCGCTACCCGCACGAGTTCTCCGGCGGCCAGCGGCAGCGCATCGGCATCGCCCGGACGCTGGCGCTCAAGCCGAAGCTGATCGTCGCCGACGAGCCGGTGTCGGCGCTGGACGTGTCGATCCAGGCGCAGGTCGTGAACCTGCTGGAGGACCTGCAGAACGAGCTCGGCCTCACCTATGTGGTGATCGCGCACGACCTGTCGGTGGTCCGGCACATCTCCGACCGCGTCGCCGTCATGTACCTCGGCCGGATCGTGGAGATCGCCGACCAGGCCGACCTCTACACCCGGCCGAAGCACCCGTACACGACCGCGCTGCTGTCTGCGGTGCCGATCCCCGACCCGTCGGCCCGCGAGGACCGCGAGCGGATCCGGCTCACCGGGGACGTGCCGTCGCCGCTGAACCCGCCGCCCGGCTGCCCCTTCCACACCCGCTGCTGGAAGGCGCAGGACGTGTGCCGGACCGACGTGCCGCCGCTCGCCGACACCGTTCCCGGACACGCCGTGGCCTGCCACTTCCCCGTGCCGGACCCGGAGCCGGCGGCCACCGTCGGCGCCTGA
- a CDS encoding ABC transporter permease: MTRVTLRNLAAHKLRLVLTALSVILGVAFVSGTLIFTDTANKSFDDLFNDVYAHTSVAVRAHTDDASSAETEAVRTGVPIAEDLKTAIAAIPGVADARGEVNGYAAVIGSDGELIGGGGPPQLGLAWNGDPSTPLAEGVPPAKEGEVVLGERTAEKAKAGVGDKVRIAVQGGQQDAVVTGLASGDGLGATFVFFDTATAQKLLLEPGQYSLIAVEAADGVSQKDLAAKITPLLPAGLEAVTGDELKAENRSDVNEILGFLRNFLLAFAIVSIVVGSFNIVNTFTMLIAQRTRELALLRAIGASRRQVTRAVLGEAVVVGLVGSTLGLLVGAGIALLLKSVFGAMGLDLGGALAITPAAVAWSYAVGVLVTCAAAYFPARRAAKIPPVAAMRDDIVLPQRGLRARTVIGTVLAALGAGALAAGLAGTGDTGGTLALIGVGVLLVWLAASVLAAVIGKPVVRLLASWYPKAFGVSGRLARENPQRNPRRTAVTAVALMIGLSLVTTVNVIASSAKASLADVVDSQFGADYIVQTMSPAGLEPGVTDAVRAVPGVTSVLGVGLGAFTLDGDTAQYASGDPAPLLAMINRDVVSGTAQPGRDGILISEAKAEEDELAVGDTLSAAFPDGKTETLRVAGIYQTSQFIGNYVLPAETWQAHTPKALPTLLALDASTTGAAVHGALDKAVAAYPGAEVLDQADLKEETMSGLDQILVFFTLMLALSVIIAVFGVVNTITLSVTERTREIGLLRAVGLSRRQTRRMIRLESVVIAVFGGFLGIALGLVFGISIQRSGGEEMAILSIPYVFLAVCALFSALVGILASLWPAWRAGRMDVLKAIATQ, from the coding sequence ATGACGCGGGTCACCCTCCGCAACCTCGCCGCGCACAAACTCCGGCTCGTCCTCACCGCCCTGTCGGTGATCCTCGGCGTCGCGTTCGTGTCCGGCACCCTGATCTTCACCGACACCGCCAACAAGTCCTTCGACGACCTGTTCAACGACGTCTACGCGCACACCAGCGTCGCCGTCCGCGCGCACACCGACGACGCGTCCTCCGCCGAGACCGAGGCGGTCCGCACCGGCGTCCCCATCGCCGAGGACCTCAAGACCGCGATCGCCGCCATCCCCGGCGTCGCCGACGCGCGCGGCGAGGTCAACGGGTACGCCGCGGTCATCGGCTCCGACGGCGAGCTCATCGGCGGCGGCGGCCCGCCCCAGCTCGGCCTCGCCTGGAACGGTGACCCGTCGACCCCGCTCGCCGAAGGCGTCCCTCCGGCGAAGGAAGGCGAGGTCGTCCTCGGCGAGCGCACCGCGGAGAAGGCGAAGGCCGGCGTCGGGGACAAGGTCCGCATCGCGGTCCAGGGCGGCCAGCAGGACGCGGTCGTCACCGGCCTAGCCTCCGGCGACGGACTCGGCGCCACCTTCGTGTTCTTCGACACCGCCACCGCCCAGAAGCTCCTGCTGGAGCCCGGCCAGTACTCCCTCATCGCGGTCGAGGCCGCCGACGGCGTCTCCCAGAAGGACCTCGCCGCCAAGATCACGCCGCTGCTCCCGGCGGGCCTCGAGGCCGTCACCGGCGACGAGCTCAAGGCCGAGAACCGCAGCGACGTCAACGAGATCCTCGGCTTCCTGCGCAACTTCCTGCTGGCCTTCGCGATCGTGTCGATCGTCGTCGGCTCGTTCAACATCGTGAACACCTTCACGATGCTCATCGCCCAGCGCACCCGGGAGCTCGCGCTGCTGCGCGCCATCGGCGCCTCCCGCCGCCAGGTCACCCGCGCCGTCCTCGGCGAGGCGGTCGTCGTCGGCCTCGTCGGCTCGACCCTCGGCCTGCTCGTCGGCGCCGGGATCGCCCTGCTGCTGAAGTCGGTGTTCGGCGCGATGGGCCTCGACCTCGGCGGCGCCCTCGCCATCACGCCCGCCGCGGTCGCCTGGTCCTACGCCGTCGGCGTCCTCGTCACCTGCGCCGCCGCCTACTTCCCGGCCCGCCGCGCCGCGAAGATCCCGCCCGTCGCCGCCATGCGCGACGACATCGTCCTCCCGCAGCGCGGGCTGCGCGCCCGCACCGTCATCGGCACCGTCCTGGCCGCGCTCGGCGCGGGCGCGCTCGCCGCGGGCCTGGCCGGGACGGGCGACACCGGCGGCACCCTCGCCCTCATCGGCGTCGGCGTCCTGCTGGTGTGGCTCGCCGCGTCCGTGCTCGCCGCGGTCATCGGCAAGCCGGTCGTCCGGCTCCTCGCGAGCTGGTACCCGAAGGCGTTCGGCGTCTCCGGCCGCCTCGCCCGCGAGAACCCGCAGCGCAACCCGCGCCGCACCGCCGTCACCGCGGTCGCCCTCATGATCGGCCTGTCGCTCGTCACCACCGTCAACGTCATCGCCTCCTCGGCCAAGGCGTCCCTCGCCGACGTCGTGGACAGCCAGTTCGGCGCCGACTACATCGTGCAGACGATGAGCCCGGCCGGACTGGAGCCCGGCGTCACCGACGCGGTCCGCGCCGTCCCCGGCGTCACCTCGGTCCTCGGCGTCGGCCTCGGCGCGTTCACCCTCGACGGCGACACCGCCCAGTACGCGAGCGGCGACCCCGCGCCGCTGCTCGCGATGATCAACCGGGACGTCGTCTCCGGCACCGCGCAGCCGGGCCGCGACGGCATCCTGATCTCCGAGGCCAAGGCCGAGGAGGACGAGCTCGCCGTCGGCGACACCCTCAGCGCGGCCTTCCCCGACGGGAAGACCGAGACGCTGCGCGTCGCGGGGATCTACCAGACCAGCCAGTTCATCGGGAACTACGTGCTGCCGGCGGAGACCTGGCAGGCGCACACCCCCAAGGCGCTCCCCACCCTGCTGGCCCTGGACGCCTCGACCACCGGCGCCGCCGTCCACGGCGCCCTCGACAAGGCGGTCGCCGCCTACCCGGGCGCGGAGGTCCTGGACCAGGCCGACCTGAAGGAGGAGACGATGTCGGGGCTCGACCAGATCCTCGTCTTCTTCACCCTCATGCTCGCCCTGTCCGTCATCATCGCGGTCTTCGGGGTGGTCAACACCATCACCCTGTCGGTCACCGAGCGGACCCGGGAGATCGGGCTGCTGCGGGCGGTCGGCCTCAGCCGCCGCCAGACCCGCCGGATGATCCGCCTGGAGTCCGTCGTGATCGCCGTCTTCGGCGGCTTCCTCGGCATCGCCCTCGGCCTGGTCTTCGGCATCTCCATCCAGCGCAGCGGGGGAGAGGAGATGGCGATCCTGTCCATCCCCTACGTCTTCCTCGCCGTCTGCGCGCTGTTCTCCGCCCTCGTCGGCATCCTCGCCTCCCTGTGGCCGGCCTGGCGGGCCGGGCGCATGGACGTCCTCAAGGCCATCGCCACCCAGTGA
- a CDS encoding MarR family winged helix-turn-helix transcriptional regulator: protein MTRPDPTPDDAVEIIEREMTAFARRARAAAAWMHPELSLVSFTLLSRLEDRDGSRVVDLAAHYRLDKSTVSRQVAALERDGLIERRPDPGDHRAQVLHLTAAGRRALAGASARRHELFAERLADWPAEDLARFADYVVAFNARARD from the coding sequence ATGACGCGACCAGACCCGACACCGGACGACGCCGTGGAGATCATCGAGCGGGAGATGACCGCGTTCGCGCGGCGGGCGCGGGCCGCCGCGGCCTGGATGCACCCCGAGCTGTCCCTCGTGTCGTTCACGCTGCTGTCACGGCTGGAGGACCGCGACGGGTCCCGGGTGGTGGACCTCGCCGCGCACTACCGGCTGGACAAGTCCACGGTGAGCCGCCAGGTCGCGGCGCTGGAGCGCGACGGGCTGATCGAGCGGCGCCCGGATCCGGGCGATCATCGGGCCCAGGTGCTGCATCTCACGGCGGCGGGCCGCCGCGCCCTGGCGGGGGCGTCGGCGCGGCGGCACGAGCTGTTCGCGGAGCGGCTGGCGGACTGGCCGGCGGAGGATCTGGCGCGGTTCGCCGACTACGTGGTGGCGTTCAACGCGCGGGCGCGTGACTAG
- a CDS encoding DNA polymerase beta superfamily protein has translation MNPGTVLLSGIVGSTAYGLATPASDTDRLGVYAAPTSAFHGLNPPTGRRASHVTGGPDGDDATLHEAAKYAGLALGVNPTATELLWLPDHLYEVRTPLGDALIALRGGLLSAGRVRDAYLGYATAQIHRAESGKSGTRTAKAARHLARLLHQGLELYRTGHLTVALPDPEKIRAFGERFAAARSPLPDAPDTEAAEAWLHTVRAAHYAPPPPPGAAPWLVDLDGTVALRDQGMERPRSPYDMTLVGTDLPNRPVIAVVRALAASGHPIVYLSGRGERARAATSAWIAHHIGVPGLDLLMRADGDHRPDEIIKSELYQRRVLPAHGPAGGVIDDRDKVVAMWRALGLTVLQAADGDF, from the coding sequence GTGAACCCCGGCACCGTCCTGCTGTCCGGCATCGTCGGCTCCACCGCCTACGGCCTGGCCACCCCGGCCTCCGACACCGACCGGCTCGGCGTCTACGCCGCCCCCACCTCGGCCTTCCACGGCCTCAACCCGCCCACCGGACGGCGTGCCTCCCACGTCACCGGAGGCCCCGACGGCGACGACGCCACCCTGCACGAGGCCGCCAAGTACGCGGGACTCGCCCTGGGCGTCAACCCCACGGCCACCGAGCTGCTGTGGCTGCCCGACCACCTCTACGAGGTCCGCACCCCCCTCGGTGACGCCCTCATCGCCCTGCGCGGCGGCCTCCTGTCGGCGGGCCGCGTCCGCGACGCCTACCTCGGCTACGCCACCGCCCAGATCCACCGCGCCGAGTCGGGCAAGAGCGGCACCCGCACCGCCAAGGCCGCCCGCCACCTCGCCCGCCTCCTCCACCAGGGCCTGGAGCTGTACCGGACCGGGCACCTGACCGTCGCCCTCCCCGACCCCGAGAAGATCCGCGCGTTCGGCGAGCGCTTCGCCGCCGCCCGCAGCCCCCTGCCCGACGCCCCGGACACCGAGGCCGCCGAAGCCTGGCTGCACACCGTCCGCGCCGCCCACTACGCCCCGCCGCCCCCACCCGGCGCCGCTCCTTGGCTCGTCGACCTCGACGGCACCGTCGCGCTGCGCGACCAGGGCATGGAACGGCCCCGCTCGCCCTACGACATGACCCTCGTCGGCACCGACCTGCCCAACCGGCCCGTCATCGCCGTCGTCCGCGCCCTCGCGGCCTCCGGCCACCCCATCGTCTACCTGTCCGGCCGCGGCGAACGCGCCCGCGCCGCCACCTCGGCCTGGATCGCCCACCACATCGGCGTCCCCGGGCTCGACCTCCTCATGCGCGCCGACGGCGACCACCGGCCCGACGAGATCATCAAGTCCGAGCTCTACCAGCGGCGCGTCCTGCCCGCGCACGGCCCCGCCGGGGGCGTCATCGACGACCGCGACAAGGTCGTCGCCATGTGGCGCGCCCTCGGCCTCACCGTCCTGCAGGCCGCCGACGGCGACTTCTAG
- a CDS encoding exonuclease, which produces MGAPDLYFSCDVEADGPVPGPYSMSSFGLSVAGVFDGRSFTPYPPTKHTFYAELKPISAEFVPEAAAVSGLDRARLVAEGQDPRAAMTAAGVWVRARAREAKAVPVFAAYPLGFDWLFMYWYFIQFAEAGSPFGHARALDIKTLYAARAGAQIRDAVKSAMPRRLLSRRPHTHHALDDAIEQAELLQNLMVWDGSR; this is translated from the coding sequence ATGGGTGCGCCGGATCTTTATTTCTCGTGCGACGTGGAGGCCGACGGTCCGGTGCCGGGCCCGTACTCGATGTCGAGTTTCGGGCTGTCGGTGGCCGGGGTGTTCGACGGGCGGTCGTTCACGCCCTATCCGCCGACGAAGCACACGTTCTATGCGGAGCTGAAGCCGATCAGTGCGGAGTTCGTGCCGGAGGCGGCGGCGGTGAGCGGGCTGGACCGTGCCCGGCTGGTCGCCGAGGGGCAGGATCCGCGGGCGGCGATGACGGCGGCGGGCGTGTGGGTGCGGGCGCGGGCTCGGGAGGCCAAGGCGGTCCCGGTGTTCGCGGCTTATCCGCTGGGTTTCGACTGGCTGTTCATGTACTGGTATTTCATCCAGTTCGCCGAGGCGGGGTCGCCGTTCGGGCACGCGCGGGCGCTGGACATCAAGACGCTGTACGCGGCGCGGGCCGGGGCGCAGATCCGGGACGCGGTGAAGAGCGCGATGCCGCGCCGGCTGCTGTCGCGCAGGCCGCACACGCATCACGCGCTGGACGACGCGATCGAGCAGGCGGAGCTGCTGCAGAACCTGATGGTGTGGGACGGCTCCCGCTGA
- a CDS encoding ABC transporter ATP-binding protein has protein sequence MSHTPAEPPAPSGDLAARVLHVTKSYGTGDAEVRALDDVTTGIPRGRFTAVMGPSGSGKSTLMHCMAGLDSVTSGQVFIGDADLTGMDDNRLTRIRRDKVGFVFQAFNLVPTLTALENITLPLDIAGRRPDQEWLDRVIDTVGLRPRLKHRPSELSGGQQQRVACARALASRPEIIFADEPTGNLDSRSGAEVLAFLRASVREMGQTIVMVTHDPAAAAYSDEVLFLQDGRLVGTMPDPTADAVLERMKGFDLPEVAAR, from the coding sequence GTGTCGCACACCCCCGCCGAGCCGCCCGCGCCGTCCGGCGACCTGGCCGCGCGCGTCCTGCACGTCACCAAGTCCTACGGCACCGGAGACGCCGAGGTCAGGGCGCTCGACGACGTCACCACGGGCATCCCGCGCGGCAGGTTCACCGCCGTCATGGGCCCGTCGGGCTCCGGCAAGTCGACCCTGATGCACTGCATGGCCGGGCTCGACTCGGTCACCTCCGGGCAGGTGTTCATCGGCGACGCCGACCTCACCGGCATGGACGACAACCGCCTGACGCGCATCCGCCGCGACAAGGTCGGGTTCGTGTTCCAGGCGTTCAACCTGGTGCCGACCCTGACCGCGCTGGAGAACATCACCCTCCCCCTGGACATCGCCGGCCGCAGACCCGACCAGGAGTGGCTCGACCGCGTCATCGACACCGTCGGGCTCCGGCCGCGCCTCAAGCACCGCCCGTCGGAGCTGTCGGGCGGCCAGCAGCAGCGCGTCGCCTGCGCCCGCGCCCTCGCCTCCCGGCCCGAGATCATCTTCGCCGACGAGCCGACCGGCAACCTCGACTCCCGGTCCGGCGCCGAGGTCCTGGCGTTCCTGCGCGCCTCGGTCCGCGAGATGGGCCAGACCATCGTCATGGTCACCCACGACCCCGCGGCCGCCGCCTACTCCGACGAGGTCCTGTTCCTGCAGGACGGCCGGCTCGTCGGGACCATGCCCGACCCGACCGCCGACGCCGTCCTCGAGCGCATGAAGGGCTTCGACCTGCCGGAGGTCGCGGCCCGATGA
- a CDS encoding ABC transporter ATP-binding protein — protein MSKGEPTGAVPAEAGPGEAPPPAQGGGEGRRPFLEVRDLRIHFPTDDGLVKSVDGLSFSVERGRTLGIVGESGSGKSVTSLGILGLHNRENARVAGEIWLNGKELVGADPDDVRRLRGRHMAMIFQDPLSSMHPFYSVGAQIIEAYRIHNKVSKKVARKHAVDLLGRVGIPTPDKRVDDYPHQFSGGMRQRAMIAMALACDPELLIADEPTTALDVTVQAQILDLLRTLQQEFNSAIIMITHDLGVVAELADDVLVMYGGRCIEYGNVDDMFHRPLHPYTWGLLGSMPRLDRDRSERLLPVKGSPPSLINLPSGCAFHPRCAYADRTDGLSRTEVPELRTELEPTHRAACHLDAAERRRIWAADIEPLL, from the coding sequence GTGAGCAAGGGAGAGCCCACCGGGGCCGTGCCCGCAGAGGCCGGACCGGGAGAGGCGCCGCCGCCCGCGCAGGGCGGCGGCGAGGGCCGGAGGCCGTTCCTCGAGGTCCGTGACCTGCGCATCCACTTCCCGACCGACGACGGCCTGGTCAAGTCCGTCGACGGGCTGTCGTTCTCGGTCGAGCGGGGCAGGACCCTCGGGATCGTGGGGGAGTCGGGGTCGGGCAAGTCGGTGACGAGCCTCGGCATCCTCGGCCTGCACAACCGCGAGAACGCCCGGGTCGCGGGCGAGATCTGGCTGAACGGCAAGGAGCTGGTCGGGGCCGACCCCGACGACGTGCGCAGGCTGCGCGGCCGCCACATGGCGATGATCTTCCAGGATCCGCTGTCGTCGATGCACCCGTTCTACTCCGTGGGCGCGCAGATCATCGAGGCGTACCGGATCCACAACAAGGTGTCGAAGAAGGTCGCGCGCAAGCACGCCGTCGACCTGCTGGGCCGGGTCGGGATCCCGACGCCGGACAAGCGGGTGGACGACTATCCGCACCAGTTCTCGGGCGGTATGCGGCAGCGCGCGATGATCGCGATGGCGCTGGCGTGCGATCCGGAGCTGCTGATCGCCGACGAGCCGACGACGGCTTTGGACGTCACGGTGCAGGCGCAGATCCTCGATCTGCTGCGCACCCTCCAGCAGGAGTTCAACTCCGCGATCATCATGATCACGCACGATCTCGGGGTGGTCGCCGAGCTCGCCGACGACGTCCTGGTCATGTACGGCGGCAGGTGCATCGAGTACGGGAACGTGGACGACATGTTCCACCGCCCCCTGCACCCCTACACGTGGGGGCTGCTCGGCTCGATGCCGCGGCTGGACCGGGACCGGTCCGAGCGGCTGCTGCCGGTGAAGGGCTCGCCCCCGTCGCTGATCAACCTGCCGTCGGGCTGCGCGTTCCATCCGCGCTGCGCCTACGCCGACCGGACCGACGGGCTCAGCCGGACCGAGGTGCCCGAGCTGCGGACCGAGCTGGAGCCGACGCACCGCGCGGCCTGCCACCTGGACGCCGCCGAGCGCCGCAGGATCTGGGCGGCGGACATCGAGCCGCTGCTGTGA
- a CDS encoding sensor histidine kinase, producing the protein MSTPIRDLRAWAARYPEALDGLVALALTAATLVDLSGARETAHSYAEPGIAAYALFIVVTGAVAFRQRFPVCVLALIVVGGVVLHAAGVQPSGEVIALLLAIYTVAAHRPLARSALAGGAAIAVTAVLHATAGPGAVSFSLFVALLAAVWWAGRSTRLRRSYLAELEDRAARLEKARFADARAARVEERSRIARELHDVVAHHVSVMTVQAGAARRILDRDPELARESIETIEQVGRTALSEMRRIVGVLRTDRDAAPPGPELSPQPGVEDLSGLIEQVRETGLTVDLDVAGEARRLSTGVDLAAYRLIQEALTNSLKHAGPHARAWVRLKYRDRDLIVEICDDGRGVIDSAAGSSGHGLVGMRERVALYGGELRIGPRTGGGFQVRATFPLEA; encoded by the coding sequence GTGAGCACTCCGATCCGCGACCTCAGAGCCTGGGCCGCCCGCTATCCGGAGGCCCTCGACGGGCTCGTAGCGCTGGCGCTGACCGCGGCGACCCTCGTCGACCTGTCCGGAGCCAGGGAGACCGCGCACTCCTATGCCGAGCCCGGCATCGCGGCCTACGCGCTGTTCATCGTCGTCACCGGCGCCGTGGCCTTCCGGCAGCGGTTCCCGGTGTGCGTCCTCGCGCTCATCGTCGTCGGCGGAGTCGTCCTGCACGCGGCCGGCGTCCAGCCGTCCGGCGAGGTCATCGCGCTGCTCCTCGCCATCTACACCGTCGCCGCGCACCGCCCGCTCGCCCGCAGCGCCCTCGCGGGCGGCGCCGCCATCGCCGTCACCGCGGTCCTGCACGCCACCGCCGGGCCCGGCGCGGTGTCCTTCAGCCTGTTCGTCGCGCTGCTCGCGGCCGTGTGGTGGGCGGGCCGCAGCACCCGCCTGCGCCGCTCCTACCTGGCCGAACTGGAGGACCGGGCGGCCCGGCTGGAGAAGGCGAGGTTCGCCGACGCCCGCGCCGCGCGCGTCGAGGAGCGCTCCCGGATCGCCCGGGAACTGCACGACGTCGTCGCCCACCACGTCAGCGTGATGACGGTGCAGGCGGGCGCGGCCCGCCGGATCCTCGACCGGGACCCGGAGCTGGCCCGCGAGTCCATCGAGACGATCGAGCAGGTCGGCCGGACCGCCCTGTCGGAGATGCGCAGGATCGTCGGGGTGCTCCGCACCGACCGGGACGCGGCCCCGCCCGGCCCTGAGCTGTCCCCGCAGCCCGGCGTGGAGGACCTGTCGGGCCTCATCGAGCAGGTCCGCGAGACCGGCCTCACCGTCGACCTGGACGTCGCGGGGGAGGCCCGCCGCCTGTCCACCGGCGTCGACCTCGCCGCCTACCGGCTCATCCAGGAGGCCCTCACCAACAGCCTCAAGCACGCCGGGCCGCACGCCCGCGCCTGGGTCCGCCTCAAGTACCGCGACCGCGACCTCATCGTGGAGATCTGCGACGACGGCCGGGGCGTCATCGACTCGGCCGCCGGATCGTCCGGCCACGGCCTCGTGGGCATGCGCGAACGCGTCGCCCTCTACGGTGGTGAGCTGAGGATAGGCCCCCGCACCGGCGGGGGCTTCCAGGTCCGCGCGACCTTCCCCCTGGAGGCATGA
- a CDS encoding response regulator, with the protein MTVSTAATRILLVDDQPLLRAGFRLILQAEPDLTVVGEAADGAAAVEATRTLLPDVVLMDIRMPGVDGIEATRRIIRDRAAAHDPRVLILTTFDLDEYVIEAVRAGASGFLLKDAPPEDLVAAIRIVADGDALIAPSVTRRLIDTYAARLPAVREEAPPPGLDHLTEREREVLGQVARGLSNAEIARELVVSETTIKTHVGNVLAKLGLRDRVQAVVYAYETGVIRPGGS; encoded by the coding sequence ATGACTGTGAGCACGGCGGCGACGAGGATCCTGCTGGTCGACGACCAGCCGCTGCTGAGGGCCGGTTTCCGGCTGATCCTCCAGGCGGAGCCCGACCTGACCGTGGTCGGCGAGGCGGCCGACGGCGCCGCGGCGGTCGAGGCGACCCGCACCCTCCTGCCGGACGTGGTCCTCATGGACATCCGGATGCCCGGCGTCGACGGCATCGAGGCGACCCGGCGGATCATCCGCGACCGGGCCGCCGCGCACGACCCGCGCGTGCTCATCCTCACCACCTTCGACCTCGACGAGTACGTCATCGAGGCGGTCCGGGCCGGGGCGAGCGGCTTCCTGCTGAAGGACGCCCCGCCCGAGGACCTCGTCGCGGCGATCCGGATCGTCGCCGACGGGGACGCGCTCATCGCGCCGAGCGTCACCCGCCGCCTCATCGACACCTACGCCGCCCGGCTGCCCGCGGTCCGTGAGGAGGCGCCGCCGCCCGGACTCGACCACCTCACCGAACGGGAGCGCGAAGTGCTCGGGCAGGTCGCGCGCGGCCTGTCCAACGCCGAGATCGCCCGGGAGCTCGTGGTGTCGGAGACGACCATCAAGACCCACGTCGGCAACGTGCTCGCGAAACTCGGCCTGCGCGACCGGGTCCAGGCCGTCGTCTACGCCTACGAGACCGGCGTGATCCGGCCCGGCGGGAGCTGA
- a CDS encoding HdeD family acid-resistance protein, producing MIEEIARHWWLVLLRGIIAVLFGIIAWVWPGITVIALAILFGAYALVDGIAAVYHAIKGVPGQSRGWLAFTGVLSILAGLIALFWPGITVFVLLLVIACWAIITGVFEIITGIWLRRKIDGEWWYIVGGIVSVLFGLLLLIWPGQGGLALIWIIGLFSILAGIALIITSFRLRGLRGKGPDLPSGPPPAAAF from the coding sequence ATGATCGAGGAAATCGCCCGCCACTGGTGGCTCGTGCTCCTGCGCGGCATCATCGCCGTCCTGTTCGGGATCATCGCCTGGGTGTGGCCCGGCATCACCGTCATCGCCCTGGCCATCCTCTTCGGCGCCTACGCCCTCGTCGACGGCATCGCCGCCGTCTACCACGCCATCAAGGGCGTGCCGGGGCAGTCGCGCGGCTGGCTCGCGTTCACCGGCGTCCTCAGCATCCTCGCCGGGCTCATCGCCCTGTTCTGGCCCGGCATCACCGTGTTCGTGCTGCTGCTCGTCATCGCCTGCTGGGCCATCATCACCGGCGTCTTCGAGATCATCACCGGGATCTGGCTGCGCCGCAAGATCGACGGCGAATGGTGGTACATCGTCGGCGGGATCGTCTCGGTCCTGTTCGGCCTGCTGCTGCTCATCTGGCCCGGCCAGGGCGGCCTCGCCCTCATCTGGATCATCGGCCTGTTCTCGATCCTCGCCGGCATCGCCCTGATCATCACCTCGTTCCGGCTGCGCGGCCTGCGCGGGAAGGGCCCCGACCTGCCGTCCGGCCCGCCGCCCGCCGCCGCCTTCTGA